GTGGCATGATGGTACTCAGCCAAGGCATAGATGACAAAAGCGAGTCCATAGATTTGTTTCTTGGGCTGGGATGCAGATCCGTGTTCATCTACCATCCAGAAGAAGCCGCCGAATTCGGAATCTGTGAAATTCTGAATGAGGTAATCATAGGCGCGGTCGGCCATAGCCAGATAATCTGCAGTTCCGTACACTCTGTAAGCACTTGCAAATGTCCAGAGAATCCGTGCATTCAGTACAAGGCTTTTGTCTGCACCGGGCAACACCTGCAGCTGATTATCCATTTCACCGATAAAGCCGCCATGAGTATCATCCAGGGCATGCTTCATCCAGAAGCCCAGAATATTGTGTTTCAGCTCTGCTTCCAGCCGGGTGCGCCATACTTCGGTTGCATTATTCATATTTTTTCTGTTCACTCCTTAATAGTGCTTGCTGGTGTTGGAGTTATTTTTTATAATTGTTATTATTATATTAGTATATAATGATAACGATATATAACCATGTTATAACCCTTTTCGGCCGGGAATTCAAGCGGGAATTGGATGAAGTCAATTGAAGACTATAAAAGTGGATAGGGGCACATTTTCTAATGGTTATGTAGGGTCTATAATTGTATTGATAGCGCTATCATCATAGATGAAACGACGGGGGCGATAGGGTGGTAATCCGGATCATGATTGCGGATGATGAGGAAGTGATCCGCCGCGGGCTGGAGAAGATCGCTTCCAGAATGGATGTGGAGGTCAGGGTAATCGGCTCGTACAGCAACGGGCTTGAGGCCTGGAACCATCTGCAGGAGCTAAGCCTGAAGGAGATCGATCTTCTTATTACAGATATCAAGATGCCGAGAATGGATGGATTCCAGCTGATTGAAGAGGCGAGAGGACATCTTAAGCAGCTGCCTATAGCAGTGCTGAGCGGCTTCAGTGAATTCGACTACGCCCGTAAGGCCATGCGCTTCGGTGTACTTGATTATCTGCTGAAGCCCATTGATAAGGCACAATTATATGATCTGCTCAAAAGTGTAGAAGCGACCCGGCAGACGCCTGCGGCTGCTCCCTCCGATGAAGTGCCGCATCAGCCTTCCGAAGGTGGGGAGCATTATGTAGTAGAGCAGATGAAGAGCATTCTTGAGCAGGATTACGGTCTTAATTTCGAGCTTGAGCGGCTGGCTGAGGCCGTGGGAATGAATGCGAGTTATATCAGCAGGCTGTTCAAGCATAAGACAGGGCAGACCATTACCGACTACTTGATCGGCATCCGTATTGCGGAGGCCAAGAAGATGCTTCTCCATCATCCGGACCTGAAGAATTATGAGATTGCTGACAAAGTCGGCTACAGCGATCCGGTGTATTTCAATAAGCTGTTCAAGAAGATGTGCGGCATGACTCCCAAGGAATATAAAAGCCGGTACAGATCATAAGCTTGCGTCGCACTTTACAGGAAAAGAGCCCATTGGCACTACCATTTCACTTCTTCAGGGAGTGATAGGGTAGTGTTTTTTATTAATTAGGAAATAAGATTTTCGTCCGATGTGGATAGGATGTGCGGTCATGTTGGCCGAATGTAATCGAAAAACCGACTACATTTGGCGATGTGCAGACGTTTTGTTTTTGCTTCCAATATATTTTATATAACAAAAATAACAAATTGAAGACCAGAAAAAGCAATTTAAACCATCGTTTAAAGCCGAATCAAGGTCTATAATGGCAATGTAAGCGATAACAACATGTGAATTAAGTTTATTTTTAGGATGGTTAGGGTTCTGTTTGTTGGGGGAATCATTCTGTTGTTATTTTTTTGTTATTATACTATTCCGTTCCAAATGAAGAGAGGGGTCAGAAATATGATGAAAAAAACTAAAGCAGTTACCGGGTTGACAGCGCTGACACTGATGGCCGGATTGTTCTCCGGCTGTGCATCTAACAACAATAATGCCACTAATTCCGCAGCAACAAATACAGGCGGGAACACAGGCACCGCAGCGGGGGCAACAGCCGCTCCAGGGGGAGATGCCGCCAAGGATATCAAGGGTGATATTACGGTTATTACACAGCGGACGGATATTGTAGATACCGTGTTCAAAGACTACGCCGCCAAATTCAATGAGAAATATCCAGATGTCAAAGTGAATTTCGAAGCCTTATCCACCTATGAGGATCAGATCAAAATCCGCATGAGCACCAGTGATTACGGAGATGTTCTGCTCCTGCCTACCAGCGTAGCGATCAAAGACCTGCCAGATTTCTTCGAGCCGCTGGGTAAAAAGTCTGACCTGGAGCAGCAATATACAGGCCTCGAAGAGCGGACGGTAGACGGGATTTCATACGGCATTCCGATTACGGTTAATTTCTCCGGCGTGATCTATAACAAGCAGGTCTTCAAGGATGCCGGAGTGAGCGAGATTCCAAGAACCTTTGATCAGTTCTCCGCCGCACTGAAGAGCATCAAGGAGAAGACGGATGCCGTTCCTCTCTACACGAACTATGCTGCGGGCTGGACGCTGACCCAGTGGGAAGCGGATCTGGCTACCGTTGCCGGAGACCGTGAATATGTCAACATCGGCCAGGTAGCCTCCGACGATAACTTTGTTCCAGGCCAGCCGCACTATGAGCTCTACAAGGTAATGTACGATGCAGCCAAAGACGGTCTGATTGAAGAAGACCCTACTACAACCGACTGGGAATCCTCCAAGGCAGATCTGGCGAACGGCAAAATTGGTACGATGATGCTTGGCTCCTGGGCCATCGGTCAGATCAAAGGACTGGCAGCGAACCCGGATGATGTAGGCTTCATGCCATTCCCGACCAATGCTGACAAGATCCTGGTTCCGTTGTCTGACGACTATAATCTGGGGGTTAGCATTCACAGCAAAAATAAAGAAGCCGCCAGAGCATGGGTGGACTGGTTCATTAATGAATCCGGTTATCCGACTACTGAAGGCGGAGGCATGAGCCCGGTAAAGGGAGCCGAGCTGCCTGAAATCCTCAAGCAATTTGCAGGTACAGACATCACCTTCGACACGCTTGCTCCAGCCAAAGCGGGTGAAGAGGGCTGGGTGGATGCCATTGATAAAGAGGCTGAAATCGGCTTGTGGCAGCCTGACTTCAAGAAGGTAATCATCGAAGCAGCGATTGGCAACCGGAAGCAATCCTATGATGACATTATGAAAGAACTAAATGATAAATGGAAAGCAGCCAGAGCCAAAATTGTGACTGCCAAGTAGATTAAAGATCAAAAGAAAGGGAGATGCCGGTAACGGCAT
This genomic interval from Paenibacillus sp. FSL H8-0332 contains the following:
- a CDS encoding extracellular solute-binding protein, whose protein sequence is MKKTKAVTGLTALTLMAGLFSGCASNNNNATNSAATNTGGNTGTAAGATAAPGGDAAKDIKGDITVITQRTDIVDTVFKDYAAKFNEKYPDVKVNFEALSTYEDQIKIRMSTSDYGDVLLLPTSVAIKDLPDFFEPLGKKSDLEQQYTGLEERTVDGISYGIPITVNFSGVIYNKQVFKDAGVSEIPRTFDQFSAALKSIKEKTDAVPLYTNYAAGWTLTQWEADLATVAGDREYVNIGQVASDDNFVPGQPHYELYKVMYDAAKDGLIEEDPTTTDWESSKADLANGKIGTMMLGSWAIGQIKGLAANPDDVGFMPFPTNADKILVPLSDDYNLGVSIHSKNKEAARAWVDWFINESGYPTTEGGGMSPVKGAELPEILKQFAGTDITFDTLAPAKAGEEGWVDAIDKEAEIGLWQPDFKKVIIEAAIGNRKQSYDDIMKELNDKWKAARAKIVTAK
- a CDS encoding response regulator, with product MVIRIMIADDEEVIRRGLEKIASRMDVEVRVIGSYSNGLEAWNHLQELSLKEIDLLITDIKMPRMDGFQLIEEARGHLKQLPIAVLSGFSEFDYARKAMRFGVLDYLLKPIDKAQLYDLLKSVEATRQTPAAAPSDEVPHQPSEGGEHYVVEQMKSILEQDYGLNFELERLAEAVGMNASYISRLFKHKTGQTITDYLIGIRIAEAKKMLLHHPDLKNYEIADKVGYSDPVYFNKLFKKMCGMTPKEYKSRYRS